From a region of the Campylobacter showae genome:
- a CDS encoding ribose-phosphate pyrophosphokinase encodes MRGYKIFSGTANPAFSKKISHYLSLPLSEATIKRFSDGEISVQIGESVRGKDIFIVQPTCAPANVNLMELLILTDALKRSSASSITAVVPYFGYARQDRKAAPRVPITAKLVANMMQTAGIDRVVTIDLHAGQIQGFFDIPVDNLYGSIIFNDHIKNKNLKNPIIASPDIGGVARARSVAKALNLDIVIVDKRREKANESEVMNVIGDVAGKDVILVDDMIDTGGTIVKAAKVFKERGATSVMACCTHAVLSGKAYENLADSALDELVVTDTIPLREENEKIKVLSVAPIFGEVIRRVYHNESVNSLFD; translated from the coding sequence ATGAGAGGTTACAAAATCTTTTCGGGCACCGCAAATCCGGCGTTTTCAAAGAAAATTTCGCACTATTTATCGCTTCCGCTTAGTGAAGCTACGATCAAGCGCTTTAGCGACGGCGAGATCAGCGTACAGATCGGCGAGAGCGTACGCGGCAAGGACATTTTCATCGTCCAGCCTACCTGCGCGCCTGCAAACGTAAATTTGATGGAGCTTTTGATCCTAACAGATGCGCTTAAGCGCAGCTCGGCTAGCTCGATAACGGCGGTGGTGCCGTATTTCGGCTACGCGCGCCAAGACCGCAAAGCCGCTCCTCGCGTGCCTATCACGGCAAAACTCGTGGCAAACATGATGCAAACGGCGGGCATCGACCGCGTCGTCACGATCGACCTTCATGCGGGCCAAATTCAGGGCTTTTTCGACATCCCGGTCGATAACCTCTACGGCTCGATCATCTTTAACGACCACATCAAAAATAAAAATCTCAAAAATCCTATCATCGCTAGCCCCGATATCGGCGGCGTCGCGCGCGCTAGAAGCGTCGCAAAAGCCCTAAATCTGGATATCGTCATCGTCGATAAACGCCGCGAAAAAGCTAACGAGAGCGAAGTAATGAACGTGATCGGCGACGTGGCGGGCAAGGACGTGATTCTAGTCGATGATATGATCGACACGGGCGGCACGATAGTAAAGGCGGCTAAAGTCTTTAAAGAGCGCGGCGCAACCTCTGTGATGGCGTGCTGCACGCATGCGGTGCTTTCTGGTAAAGCCTATGAAAACCTCGCAGATAGCGCGCTAGACGAGCTTGTGGTAACCGACACGATACCGCTTCGCGAGGAAAACGAAAAGATAAAAGTGCTCAGCGTCGCGCCAATTTTTGGCGAAGTGATCAGACGCGTGTATCATAACGAAAGCGTAAATTCGCTATTTGATTGA